The Cyprinus carpio isolate SPL01 chromosome A9, ASM1834038v1, whole genome shotgun sequence genome window below encodes:
- the LOC109050344 gene encoding ATP synthase F(0) complex subunit C3, mitochondrial-like, with amino-acid sequence MLTCAKLASTPALVRAASRSLYRPVSAAVLSRPEVKPEVSAAVLPQVSLRSFQTSAVSRDIDTAAKFIGAGAATVGVAGSGAGIGTVFGSLIIGYARNPSLKQQLFSYAILGFALSEAMGLFCLMVAFLILFAM; translated from the exons ATGCTAACCTGCGCGAAGCTAGCCTCCACGCCCGCCCTG gtgcGTGCGGCATCCAGGTCCCTGTACAGACCCGTTTCTGCTGCTGTACTTTCCAGACCGGAGGTCAAACCAGAG GTCAGTGCTGCTGTCCTGCCTCAGGTGTCCCTCAGGAGCTTCCAGACCAGCGCTGTGAGCCGAGACATTGACACCGCTGCCAAGTTCATCGGAGCGGGAGCCGCCACCGTGGGAGTGGCTGGATCCGGAGCTGGAATCGGAACCGTGTTCGGGAGCCTCATCATCGGATATGCCAG GAACCCGTCTCTGAAGCAGCAGCTCTTCTCTTACGCCATCCTGGGTTTTGCTCTATCTGAAGCCATGGGGCTCTTCTGTTTGATGGTGGCTTTCTTGATCCTCTTCGCCATGTAA